From a single Capsicum annuum cultivar UCD-10X-F1 chromosome 12, UCD10Xv1.1, whole genome shotgun sequence genomic region:
- the LOC107851070 gene encoding uncharacterized protein LOC107851070 isoform X2, with translation MAGISILLDLLRKNPSFTGQTLSSYGVFSAKLAASSAAASFAANYPFAARAFFCAGRVAFCDAGAGFSEDYISSTSIQSESMIKFQYDALKHSTKQYNLELKPLFSAFMWRNLALTSLRSFLLFYLPLLEPRANMEDEDDEDFLKDTDEYCRVDLVTPFKKSVKQIGRETAVVTTRRVLERLAVQYVSRRMAWKLLKDVPKSAARKAQRGMSSVTYFCSVTKTTCRGHSLGVLASWFVQVGIDMWRFFKSKQDDDTPDRSQKVKLLGRKISIVTVRCGASLVFASIGAGIGAMMFRPTTGQWIGCAIGDVAGPVILAFCFDKVLHIEL, from the exons ATGGCGGGAATATCTATACTATTGGATCTCCTAAGGAAAAATCCAAGCTTTACTGGTCAAACCCTTAGTTCTTATGGTGTCTTCTCAGCCAAGCTCGCTGCCTCAAGTGCTGCTGCTTCTTTTGCTGCTAATTACCCTTTTGCTGCTAGGGCTTTTTTTTG TGCAGGGCGAGTTGCATTTTGCGATGCTGGCGCGGGCTTTTCTGAAGATTATATTTCTAGCACTAGCATACAAAGTGAATCAATGATTAAGTTTCAGTATGATGCATTGAAGCACAGTACCAAACAATACAACCTTGAGTTAAAACCTTTATTCTCAGCATTTATGTGGAGGAATCTTGCACTGACCTCCTTGAGATCTTTCCTACTATTTTATTTACCTCTTCTAGAGCCTCGTGCTAACATGGAGGATGAGGATGATGAAGATTTCCTAAAGGATACTGATGAATATTGTCGTGTTGATTTGGTGACTCCTTTCAAGAAATCAGTGAAACAGATTGGTCGTGAG ACTGCTGTTGTAACTACAAGACGCGTCCTGGAAAGATTGGCTGTCCAGTATGTTTCACGACGCATGGCATGGAAGCTTCTTAAAG ATGTTCCCAAGTCAGCTGCACGCAAGGCTCAAAGGGGAATGTCTAGTGTGACCTATTTTTGCAGTGTTACAAAAACAACATGCAGAG GTCATTCTCTGGGAGTTTTGGCATCATGGTTTGTGCAAGTTGGCATTGATATGTGGCGATTTTTCAAATCTAAACAAGATGATGACACGCCTGATAGATCACAAAAAGTTAAGCTTCTAGGAAGGAAGATTTCCATAGTTACTGTCAGATGTGGTGCATCTCTTGTTTTCGCTTCTATAGGGGCAGGGATAGGGGCAATGATGTTTCGCCCTACAACTGGCCAGTGGATTG gATGCGCTATCGGAGATGTGGCTGGACCAGTCATTCTAGCCTTTTGCTTTGACAAAGTTCTTCATATTGAACTGTGA
- the LOC107851070 gene encoding uncharacterized protein LOC107851070 isoform X1, which produces MAGISILLDLLRKNPSFTGQTLSSYGVFSAKLAASSAAASFAANYPFAARAFFCNSAGRVAFCDAGAGFSEDYISSTSIQSESMIKFQYDALKHSTKQYNLELKPLFSAFMWRNLALTSLRSFLLFYLPLLEPRANMEDEDDEDFLKDTDEYCRVDLVTPFKKSVKQIGRETAVVTTRRVLERLAVQYVSRRMAWKLLKDVPKSAARKAQRGMSSVTYFCSVTKTTCRGHSLGVLASWFVQVGIDMWRFFKSKQDDDTPDRSQKVKLLGRKISIVTVRCGASLVFASIGAGIGAMMFRPTTGQWIGCAIGDVAGPVILAFCFDKVLHIEL; this is translated from the exons ATGGCGGGAATATCTATACTATTGGATCTCCTAAGGAAAAATCCAAGCTTTACTGGTCAAACCCTTAGTTCTTATGGTGTCTTCTCAGCCAAGCTCGCTGCCTCAAGTGCTGCTGCTTCTTTTGCTGCTAATTACCCTTTTGCTGCTAGGGCTTTTTTTTG TAACAGTGCAGGGCGAGTTGCATTTTGCGATGCTGGCGCGGGCTTTTCTGAAGATTATATTTCTAGCACTAGCATACAAAGTGAATCAATGATTAAGTTTCAGTATGATGCATTGAAGCACAGTACCAAACAATACAACCTTGAGTTAAAACCTTTATTCTCAGCATTTATGTGGAGGAATCTTGCACTGACCTCCTTGAGATCTTTCCTACTATTTTATTTACCTCTTCTAGAGCCTCGTGCTAACATGGAGGATGAGGATGATGAAGATTTCCTAAAGGATACTGATGAATATTGTCGTGTTGATTTGGTGACTCCTTTCAAGAAATCAGTGAAACAGATTGGTCGTGAG ACTGCTGTTGTAACTACAAGACGCGTCCTGGAAAGATTGGCTGTCCAGTATGTTTCACGACGCATGGCATGGAAGCTTCTTAAAG ATGTTCCCAAGTCAGCTGCACGCAAGGCTCAAAGGGGAATGTCTAGTGTGACCTATTTTTGCAGTGTTACAAAAACAACATGCAGAG GTCATTCTCTGGGAGTTTTGGCATCATGGTTTGTGCAAGTTGGCATTGATATGTGGCGATTTTTCAAATCTAAACAAGATGATGACACGCCTGATAGATCACAAAAAGTTAAGCTTCTAGGAAGGAAGATTTCCATAGTTACTGTCAGATGTGGTGCATCTCTTGTTTTCGCTTCTATAGGGGCAGGGATAGGGGCAATGATGTTTCGCCCTACAACTGGCCAGTGGATTG gATGCGCTATCGGAGATGTGGCTGGACCAGTCATTCTAGCCTTTTGCTTTGACAAAGTTCTTCATATTGAACTGTGA